The window GATGTGGTCGCCAACGACCCGAACTCGCCGACCAACGAGGCGGTGCGCCGGGTCTACCGGCGCCGCGAGTGGGAAAACATCTGGCTGCGGACCAAGCGGTACAACGCCGCCGGCAAGATCGTCTCCGGCACCGGCGGCATCTGCTATCTGTACTTCCCGGCGCGGCCCACGGCCCGCCAGCGCGCGGCGCTCGCGGCGGTGGGCGTCTGCTGACACGGGCGGGCTGATCCGGATCCGGTGACGCGGCGCGGCTTCCGGGGAACCGGGGGTCGCGCCGTCCGTCTGCTCCGGGGGTCGCGCCGTTCGCCTGCCCACGCGTGTGACCAAGCTCTCGGCCGCGAACCGCCCATCCGGTGGCAAGGTGGACCGAAACGGCGGGCCCGCCGCACGCCGTACACCCGCCACCGCACGCCGATCACACCAGCGAGCTGCCATGACCGCGACCTCCGCCACCGCCAACCGTGTCCAGACCGGCACGGGCGGCCCCCGGGACGACGGCCCCAAGATCGTCGAACACCTCATGGGCTGGACCCTGGTCGTGGTGGTCGCGATGCTGGTGACGCAGCTGGGTCTGCTGTGACCTGATCCGCCGGCCGACTTCTGTCGATCGGAGTCGAACAAGCTGGTGGTGAGGGTCTGCCATACTGCGGTGTCCCGCTGCCAGTCGGAGACCAGGACCCGAAATTGAATAGTAGTCAACAGCTTGGTGTCGAACCGCCGCGGGCCCGCGGCACCGACCGTTCGGTGGCCCGCCGCGCCGAACTCCTCTCCATCGGGCGCAAGTTGTTCGCCGACACCTCGTACGACACGTTGTCGATGGACGACATCGCGCGGCAGGCGCATGTGGCCAAGGGGCTGATCTACTACTACTTCAAGTCCAAGCGCGGCTACTACCTCGCGATTGTCGAGGACTCCGTCGCCGATCTGATCACGTTCGCGGCGAGCGGCCTCGAACTGCCGCCCGTGGACCGGGTGCACCGGACCATCGAGGGCTATCTGCGCTACGCGGAGGAGAACCAGGCCGCCTACCGCACGATCGTCAGCGGCGGCGTCGGCTTCGACGCCCAGGTGCACGCCATCAGGGACGGTGTCCGCGAGGCGATGGTCGCCACCATCGCCGAGGGCGCGTACGGCAGGAGCGACATCGAACCGGTGGCCCGCATGGGCCTGTTCGGCTGGGTCTGCGCGGTCGAGGGCGCCACCCTCGACTGGATCGCCCGCCCCGAGCTGCCCCGCGACACCATGCGCGATCTGCTGGTCAGGATGCTGGGCGGATCGCTGCGCGCCATCGAGGAACTCGCCCCCGCCTACCGCACACCCGAGCCCGCCCGCCGCGACGCCTGAGCGCGTCGGCACCGCGGCAGGGCGCCCGGGGCGGGAGCCCACCGACCGGCCCCCGCCCCACATCACGTGCCCCGAGGGCTACTTGATCGCCTTGATCAGCTCACCGTCGGCGGTGTCGCCGCTCAGCTCCCAGAAGAAGGTGCCGCCCAGCCCCTGTGCGTTCTTGTAGGCCATCTTGCCCTTGATGGTGCGGGGGGTGTCGTAACTCCACCAGTCGTCACCGCACTTGGCGTACGCGGTCCCCCCGACGGTCCCGTTGGCCGGGCAGGTCGCCTTCAGTACCTTGTAGTCCTCGTAACCGGCCTCGTACGTGCCCGCCGCCGGGCCGGTGGCGGTGCCGCCGGGTGCCGACCGCGTGACCCCGGTCCAGCCCCGCCCGTAGAAGCCGATGCCGAGCAGCAGCTTGGACGGCGGGATGCCGAGCCCCTTGAGCTTCTTGATGGTCGCGGCGGTGTTGAACGCCTTGTCGGCGATGCCGGGGTACGGGTACAGCGGGGAGTGCGGGGCGGTGGTCGCGTCCCAGGAACCGAAGTAGTCGTACGTCATCGGGTTGTACCAGTCGACGTACTTCGCGGCGCCCGCGTAGTCCGCCGCGTCGATCTTTCCGCCGCTCTTGGCGTCGGCCGTGATCGCCGCGGTGACCAGCTCCTTCTTGCCGAATCGTTTGCGCAGCGCCGCCATCACGTCCTCGAAGGCCTCCGAGCCGCTGGTGTCGCAGGTGAGACCGCAGGCGTTGGGGTACTCCCAGTCGATGTCGATGCCGTCGAAGACGTCCTTCCACCGGGAGTTCTCGACGAGGTCGTAGCAGGAGTTCGCGAAGGCGGCCGGGTCCTTCGCCGCCTCGCCGAAGCCGCCGGACCAGGTCCAGCCGCCGAAGGACCAGACGATTTTGAGGTTCGGGTGCAGCTTCTTCAGCTTGCGCAGCTGGTTGAAGTTGCCGCTCAGCGACTGGTCCGCGCCGTCGGCGACGCCGTCCACGGACTCCTCGGCGGTGAACGGCTTGTCGGTGTCCGCCCAGGGGTCACCGATCGCGCACTTGCCGTCGACGACGTTGCCGAAGGCGTAGTTGATGTGGGTGAGCTTCTTCGCCGAGCCGGACGTCTCGATGTTCTTGACGTAGTACTGGCGGCCGTAGATGCCCCAGTCGATGAAGTAGCCGACGACCTTCGAACCGGACGCGCCGGGCGCTTGGGTTCCGGCGGCCGGCTTCGCGGGCGTGGCGGTCGCGGTGCCCGCTCCGACGAGGAGCCCGGCGCCGAGCGTGGCGCAACACGTGGCGGCGACAAGTGTCCTGACGGGGAGGCGGGAGGTGTGCGGTCTGAGCATCGTGACTCCGGGGGAGGGGAGCGTGGCGCGGGAGGGTGCTGCCTGGACCTGCTGTGCCGATCGGCGTGGGCGCGGTGGCCGCACCGCTGGGGGAGAACGTAGAGGACTAGACCACTGGGGTCAATGGTTCGGACCAATACCGCCCCGGCGTGGCGGGCACTCGAATGTGTCCCAATGAACGCTCGTTAACCGGTGACGCGCTGCTCCGGATCGGGCATACTCCAAGCGCCACCGCCGCTGATCAGCGGCTTCCGTGATCCGGAGGAGGACCATCGGCAGTGGCACGTGAGACCCGGTGGCACCACGACATCCCCTGTGCGTGTCCGCCGCAGTGCCCGACAGGGAGGAGAGCGTCGCCATGCCCGACCGCGCCCCGCAGCCGGTGGACCGTCAGCTGCCCACGGAAGAGGCCCGGGATCTGATCTCGCTCGTCCGCGAGATCGCACAGCGGGAGATCGCCCCGCACGCGGCCGAGGAGGAGGACGCCGGCCGGTTCCCGCGCGAACTCTTCGGCCTGCTCTCGGAGTCGGGGCTGCTCGGCCTGCCGTACGACTCGGAGCACGGCGGCGGCGACCAGCCGTACGAGGTCTATCTCCAGGTCCTGGAAGAACTCGCCATGGCCCGCCTCACCGTGGGGCTCGGCGTGAGCGTCCACACGCTCGCCTGCCACGCCCTCGCCAACTACGGCACCAAGGAGCAGCAGGGCGAGCATCTGCCGGCGATGCTCGGCGGCGGCCTGCTCGGCGCGTACTGCCTCTCCGAGCCCTCGTCCGGCTCGGACGCCGCCTCCCTGCGGACGAAGGCCGTGCGGGAGGGCGACGAGTGGGTGATCACCGGCACCAAGGCCTGGATCACCCACGGCGGCATCGCCGACTTCTACACGGTCATGGCCCGCACGGGCAGCGAGGGCTCCCGGGGCATCAGCGCCTTCCTGGTCCCCGGCGACGCCGAGGGGCTGAGCGCCGCCGCGCCCGAGAAGAAGATGGGCATGAAGGGCTCGCCCACCGCGCAGCTCAACTTCGACGGGGTGCGCGTCGGTGACGCCCGGCGCCTCGGCGAGGAGGGTCAGGGTTTCGCGATCGCCCTGTCCGCGCTCGACTCCGGGCGGCTCGGCATCGCGGCCTGCGCGATCGGCGTGGCCCAGGCGGCCCTGGACGAGGCGGTCGCCTACGCCACCGGGCGGCAGCAGTTCGGGCGGCCGATCTCCGACTTCCAGGGGCTGCGCTTCATGCTCGCGGACATGGCGACGCAGATAGAGGCGGGCCGTGCGCTCTACCTCTCCGCGGCCCGGCTGCGCGACGCGGGCCGGCCGTTCTCCAAGCAGGCGGCCATGGCGAAGCTGCTGTGCACCGATGCCGCGATGAAGGTCACCACGGACGCCGTGCAGATCCTCGGCGGGTACGGCTACACGGCGGACTTCCCCGCCGAGCGGTACATGCGCGAGGCGAAGGTGCTCCAGATCGTGGAGGGCACCAACCAGATCCAGCGCATGGTCATCGCTCGCCACCTCGCGGGGCCCGAGTCACGCTGAAGGAACCGCGGAAGAAGTCGGGGACCCCGAAGGGGTCCACGGTGGTGCGGAACTGGTCGAGGCCGCTCGGCGGCGTCGCCAGCCGCACCCACTCCGGATCGTGACGCCCCGGCAGGGTGCGGCCGCGATCGGCCCAGGTCCGCAGCAGGGCCCGGTAGATGGGCGGGTCCTGCGGCTGGGCCGGCCCCTGCGGAAGCGATTCTGCCGAAGCCGGCACAAAGATGTGACGCCGATGCCCGGTCGCCGGGAAAGGTGGGGTCATACCGTGCCAACGCGCGTGCGGGCGGGCCGGTCACCACTTCCGGGAATCGTCTCTGAGTTCGCGACCGAACCGTAGGGGGCAGGACGAGTCCTGCCCGCCGGGCGCGCGGACGCCGTGGGCCGAACCGGCCCCGGGATCAGGCCGCTTGGCGCTGGTCGGACTGCTGGGGCCGCATCACCGGCATGCGCATCGGGCGCGAGCCCGGGCCGCCGACGTGCGAGAACGGCTGCGTCCGCCAGTCGAGGCCCTGTGGCAGCGTCAACAGCAGGGCGGTCTCCTGCGCCTGCGGCTCGACGGTCTCGTCCGCGGCGCGGGCGTCGCCGGCCGAGCGGCCCGTACCGGCGCAGACCGTGAGCCCGAACGGGTTCCACGGCGACACGACCAGCGCGTGCTCGGGCAGGCGGTCCTCGTCGGACAGCAGGGCGATGGGCTGAGCGCAGTCCGGGCAGAAGACCCGGTACATCTCGAAGGTGTCGTACGCGTCGAACTCGTCGTCCGGTTCGACGCCCTCCGGCTCAAGATCGACGACCGCCTGGAGCCGCTTGGGTGCGGTTCGACCAGGACGCTTGGGATTCTGCATGGGATTCTCCCCCTCGGGCTGGGCCGTGAAGGCGCTGCGGCCTCCGACCACAGCAAGCACTTCCCGTCCTGTCCCGAAGGTAATCACGAGATCATCACAGAGCCCGTCCGGGTGATGTGGTCTTCGTCACATGCCGCTCGCAGATGCCCGACGCGGCGAAGCTGTCACCCGTATGGCTCACATGTGGCTCGCGGTCACATCACGAACCGGGTATGACCTGCGCCGCTCAGGTATCGAAGGAGATCAACCGCCCTGTAGGTTCTTGCGCCATGGAGGAGCTGGACCGACAGATCGTGCAGCTGCTCGTCGCGGACGGGCGGATGAGCTACACCGACCTGGGCAAGGCCACGGGCCTGTCCACGTCGGCCGTGCATCAGCGCGTGCGCCGACTTGAGCAGCGTGGCGTCATCCGTGGCTATGCCGCGGTCGTCGACCCGGAGGCCGTCGGGCTGCCGCTGACCGCGTTCATCTCGGTCAAACCCTTCGACCCCAGCGCCCCCGACGACATCGCCGAACGCCTCGCGGGCGTCCCGGAGATCGAGGCCTGCCACAGCGTCGCCGGCGACGAGAACTACATCCTCAAGGTCCGCGTGGCCACCCCGCACGAGCTGGAGGAACTCCTCGCCCGGCTGCGGTCCCTGGCCGGAGTGTCCACCCGCACGACGGTGGTCCTGTCGACGCCGTACGAGGCCAGACCGCCGAGGATCTGACGCCCGCGATGGCCGGGCGCCCCCAAAGCGCGGCCCTGGTGCACCGAGGCGCTCGGCACGAGCGAAACTGTCCCCATGAGTGATCGCACCGCCCCGTCGAAGACCGTGTTGCTCCGCGGCGGAGAAGTCCACAGCCCCGCCGACCCGTTCGCCACCGCGATGGTCGTGGAGCACGGCCAGATCGCCTGGGTCGGCTCCGAGGGCGCCGCCGACGCCTTCGCCGCCGACGTCGACGAGGTGGAGGACCTTCAAGGCGCCCTGGTCACCCCGGCGTTCACCGACGCCCACGTACACACCACGGCGACCGGTCTCGCCCTCACCGGCCTCGACCTCTCCGGCGCCCCCACCCTGGAGGCCGCCCTCGTTCTCGTACGGGAATTCGCGACGGCCCGCCCGGCCGACCGCGTCCTTCTCGGTCACGGCTGGGACGCCGCCCGCTGGCCCGGCGGCCGCCCGCCGACCCGGGCCGAACTCGACGAGGCCACCGGCGGCCGCCCGCTCTACCTGAGCCGGATCGACGTCCACTCGGCCGTCGTCAGCTCCGCCCTGCTCGACCTGGTCCCGGGCGCCGGCTCCTTCGAGGACGGGCCCCTGACCCGGGACGCCCACCACGCCGTACGGGCCACCGCCCTGGGCGCCCTCACCCCCGCCCAGCGCACCGAGGCCCAGCGGGCCGCCCTCGCCCACGCCGGCTCGCTCGGCATCGGCTCGGTCCACGAGTGCGCGGGCCCCGAGATCTCCTCCGAGGACGACTTCACGGGACTGCTCCGGCTCGCCGCCGAGGAGCCGGGCCCGCGCGTGGTCGGCTACTGGGCGGAACGCGATGTCGACAAGGCCCGCGCCCTCGGAGCCGTCGGCGCCGCGGGCGACCTCTTCGTCGACGGGGCCCTCGGCTCGCACACCGCCTGTCTGCACGAGCAGTACGCCGACGCCGCGCACACCGGGACGGCGTACCTGGACGCGGCGGCTGTCGCCGCCCATGTGGTCGCCTGCACCGAGACGGGCCTCCAGGCGGGCTTCCACGCCATCGGGGACGCCGCGGTGGCCTCCGTCGTCGAGGGAGTGCGCGCGGCCGCGGAGAAGGTCGGCCTGGCCCGGTTGAGGGCAGCCCGGCACCGCGTCGAGCACGTCGAGATGCTCACCCCCGAGAGCGTCGCCGCCTTCGCCGAACTCGGCCTCACCGCCTCCGTCCAGCCGGCCTTCGACGCGCTGTGGGGCGGCGCGGAGGGCATGTACGCCGAGCGGCTCGGCCCGGAGCGGGCCCGCACCCTCAACCCGTTCGCCGCCCTGCTGCGCGCCGGCGTCCCCCTGGCCTTCGGCTCCGACAGTCCGGTCACCCCGCTCGATCCATGGGGGACCGTCCGCGCGGCGGCGTTCCACCGCACGCCGGAGCACCGGGTGTCCGTGCGCGCCGCGTTCACGGCGCACACGCGGGGCGGCTGGCGGGCGGTCGGACGCGACGACGCGGGCGTTCTCGTCCCGGGCGCGCCCGCGGACTACGCGGTGTGGCGCACCGGCGAACTCGTCGTCCAGGCCCCCGACGACCGCGTCGCGCGCTGGTCGACCGACCCCCGTTCCGGCACCCCCGGCCTGCCCGACCTGAGCCCCGGCACCGACCTGCCCGTCTGCCTGCGGACCGTGGTGGCCGGGCGAACGGTCTTCGTACGGCCGGGCGAGTGATCTCCCGGCCCGGCACGGACCCGGCGACGCCCCGGCGGCGCGCCGCACGACCTGCGGCTCCTCCCCTCCGACCAGGCATTTGAGGGGAACTCCGCAGGTCAGGGCGCGGTTGACAGGCGGCCGCAGGCGACGGGTAGGTTCTGCCGGGTCCACCACCGGACGTCCGACCGGGGAACTTCCGCGCGGTCGTCGGAGCGCCGCTGGGTCAGGGTTGGTGCGCCGTACCGGCGCACCGCCACCGGCAGCCAGGCCCAGGCTTCGCGCTCCGGCGAGGGAACGTTCCGGCCAGGTCGGTCAGGTGTGACCCGGGTGGGGCCCGGACGCTCAGTAGACAACGGCTTTCGGTCTCGCAGCCAGCGGGCCCCAGGTCGGCCCGAAGGGTGTCGGGCCCCCATCCGCAGTCGACGACCCCTGTACTCCGTCCCGCGCCGGCGGCACAGTGGTGTCCCGGGGAGTCGCGGGACTACGCAGAGCGCGCCCGCGCACACCCCCTGTCGATCCGCGGCCTCTTGGGCCACGGCCGACACTTCCGCGCAGGCCGTGGCCACTATGGTGGTCCTCTGCGCACGGAGGACCTGAAGGGGCAGCGGTGAACGACGGCGACGGGACGATCGCGGCGGAAGGCCAGGAGAGGCGGTTCGGCCCGCTCGGCACGGCCTTGGTGATCATTCCGACCTACAACGAGGCGGAGAACATCAAGGCGATCGTCGGCCGGGTGCGGAAGGCCGTTCCCAAGGCGCACGTCCTGGTTGCCGACGACAACAGCCCCGACGGCACCGGCAAGCTCGCCGACGAACTGGCAGCCGAGGACGACCGCGTCCAGGTGCTGCACCGCAAGGGCAAGGAAGGGCTGGGCGCCGCCTATCTCGCGGGCTTCCGCTGGGGCATGGAGCACGGTTACGGCGTCCTCATCGAGATGGACGCCGACGGCTCGCACCAGCCCGAGGAACTGCCCCGGCTGCTGACCGCGCTCAAGGGCGCCGACCTCGTCCTCGGCTCCCGCTGGGTGCCGGGCGGGCGCGTGGTGAACTGGCCCAAGTCGCGCGAGTACATCTCCCGTGGCGGCAGCCTCTACTCCCGTGTCCTGCTCGACGTGCCGGTCCGGGACGTGACCGGCGGCTACCGGGCCTTCCGCAGCGAGACCCTCGAAGGGCTCGGCCTCGACGAGGTCGCCTCCCAGGGCTACTGCTTCCAGGTCGACCTCGCGCGCCGCGCGATCAAGGCGGGCTACCACGTCGTCGAGGTGCCCATCACCTTCGTCGAGCGCGAGCTGGGCGACTCCAAGATGAGCCGCGACATCCTCGTCGAGGCCCTGTGGCGGGTCACGGCGTGGGGCGTGGGGGAGCGGATCGGCAAGGTGCTGGGCCGGGACGACAAGAAGGCCTGATCGCCCTGGCTGTCCCCGGCTCTCCCCTTATCCCGTGCTGAGCTGTGGCCAGGCACACTGGGAGCATGACGACTGGCGTTCCGTCCTCGACGTACCCCGCCCGGCCCCGGCGATCCCGGCTGCGCACGTTCGTGCCGCTGGGAGTCGCGGCCTGGCTGGTCCTGGAGATCTGGCTGCTCACCGTGGTCGCGGGCGCGGCCGGCGGGTTCACGGTCTTCCTGCTCCTCGTCGCCGGGTTCGTCGCGGGTTCCGCGGTGGTCAAGCGGGCCGGGCGGCGGGCGTTCCGGGCGCTGGCCGAGACGCTGCAACAGCAGCAGGGGGGCGCGGGTGCGCCCGGCGCCGGTGCGGGGCGCAGCGAGGGCAACGGGTTCCTGATGCTGGGGGGCCTGCTGCTGATGCTGCCCGGGCTGGTGTCCGACGTGGTGGGGCTGGTGCTGCTGATTCCGCCGGTGCAGAAGGCGCTGGGACGCTATGCCGAGCGGACGTTCGAGCGGAAGCTGCGGGAGGCCGCCGGTGCCGGGGACTTCGCCGACGCGTTCCAGCAGGCGCGGATGCACCAACCCGACGGGAAGGTCGTGCAGGGCGAGGTGATCCGGGACGACGCGCCACCGCCCGGGCCCTATCCCCCGCTGAACCGCTGACGGGTCCTGAGAGAGCCGGGGCGCGGCCCCGCTCCTTCAGAGGTGCGGGAAACGCAGAGGTGCGGGGAACGGCGCGAGAAGCCCCACCGGGCCCGCACCTGACAGCGCGCCCCAGGTTGGATCAAGCCCCAGGTGGATCAGGAGCACAGCGAAGACCGCGGGCGCCGTACAGGTTCGTACGGCGCCCGCGGTCTGTTCGGTTGCGCTGTGTGGATCGTCCAGCCCCCTGAGGGGCTATGCGGACTTGCGGCTGTCTCGCGGATGTACCGCGATGTTCATCGCGCCGGAGCGGAGAACCGCAAGGCGCTCTTCGAGGACCTCTTCGAGTTCCTCACGGGTGCGCCGCTCCATCAGCATGTCCCAATGTGTACGCGCGGGCTTGGCCTTCTTTTCCTCAGGGCCGTCGCCGTCCACGAGGAGTGCTTGGGCCCCGCAGACCTTGCACTCCCACTCCGGCGGAATCTCCGCCTCGACCGAGAAGGGCATCTCGAAGCGGTGCCCCTTCTCGCATGCGTACTCCACGGCCTGGCGCGGAGCCAAGTCGATGCCGCGGTCCGTCTCGTAGCTGGTCACCACGAGGCGCGTGCCGCGAAGAGCTCGCTCACTCATGAATCGTGCCTCCCGGGCTTGTCGCCCACAGGACAGGTGTCGCTGTCGTCGTCATCCGGTCAACGTCCGGTCGGCGGTAAAGATTCCCGTTGCATGTCCCGTTCCGGGTCATGCGTCGCCGTCGTAGCCGCCCTTGTTGTACCCACCCGCGCCCGGTTTGTCACATCTGACAGCAGATGTCACCCAGCGTTTCGGCATCTTTGACGCGCAGTAACGGTACGCCTGGCAGGCCAAACGCGTACACTACAGCCCTTTCGCTCCCGGCGCTAAATCCTGTCCGGTACGGGATTGCCCGCGTCGCTGATCGCCCGGCGCACCGGAACCCTCGCGAGCAGGGCGAATCCCAGGACGAAGAAGACCACCAGGGAGATGATGGCGTCCCGATAACTTCCGGTCAGCTGGTACGTCACACCGAACAGCAGCGGGCCGAGCCAGCTCATGCCGCGGTCGCTCATCTCGTACGCGGAGAAGTATTCCGCCTCCTTCCCGGGCGGGACGAGGTGGGAGAAGAGCGAGCGGGAGAGGGCCTGGCTGCCGCCGAGGACCAGGCCGATGCCCGAGGCGAGGACGAAGAACCAGACGGGGGCGCCCGCCGGGAGGAAGTAGCCGGCGCCGAGGATCAGCGTCCACGCGACCAGGGAGCCGAGGATCGTCCGCTTGGCGCCGTAGCGGCGGGAGAGCCGGCCCATGCCGAGGGCCCCGCCCACCGCGAGGATCTGCACCAGCAGGACCGCCACGATGAGCGTGGACTGCTCCAGGTCGAGTTCCTCGGAGCCGTAGACCGAGGCCTGGGAGATCACCGTCTGGATGCCGTCGTTGTAGACGAGGTAGGCGAGGAGGAAGGCCAGGGTCAGCGGGTGGCGGCGCATGTCCCGGACGGTCGCGGCGAGCTGGCGCAGACCGGGGGCGGTCGCCTCCGTCGGCCCCTCGGACCCGCCCGCCGGGCTGCGGCGGTCGCGCAGGCGGCTGAGCGGGATCAGGGTGAACGCGCCCCACCACAGGCCGGCCGAGGCCAGACAGATGCGCACGGCCATGCCCTCGGAGACGCCGAAGGAGTCGTGGGCGGTGAAGAGGATCAGGTTCCCGACCAGGACCAGGGAACCGGCCGCGTAGCCGAACGCCCAGCCCCGCGAGGAGACGGCGTCGCGTTCCTCCGGGGGCGCGATCTGCGGGAGATAGGAGTTGTAGAGCATCATCGCCACGGACTGCGCCGCGTTCGCGATGATCAGCAGGATCCCGCCGAGCAGGTAGCGCTCGCCGTCCAGGAAGAACATGCCGGCGGTGGCGCCGGCGCCGACGTAGGCGGCCGCGCCCAGGAGGGGCTTCTTGCGGCCGGTACGGTCGGCGGCCGCGCCCACCAGCGGCATGATCACGACGGCCACGATCACCGACAGGGACACCGAGTACGCGAAGAAGGAGCCGGCGCGGACCGATATGCCCAGCGGGTGGACGTAACCGTCCGCGTCGGCGGCGGACTTGGCGACCTCGGTCAGATAGGGACCGAGGAACACGGTCAGGACGCTGGTCGAGTAGACGGAGCAGGCCCAGTCGTAGAAGTACCAGCCGCGCTGTTCGCGCCGCCTGCCCGCGGCCTCGTCGGCCGGGTCCGTCCGCACGGTGTCGGTGCCCACCCGTGCCCCTCGCTTCCCCCTGAAGGGC is drawn from Streptomyces bottropensis ATCC 25435 and contains these coding sequences:
- a CDS encoding RNA polymerase-binding protein RbpA produces the protein MSERALRGTRLVVTSYETDRGIDLAPRQAVEYACEKGHRFEMPFSVEAEIPPEWECKVCGAQALLVDGDGPEEKKAKPARTHWDMLMERRTREELEEVLEERLAVLRSGAMNIAVHPRDSRKSA
- a CDS encoding acyl-CoA dehydrogenase family protein, with amino-acid sequence MPDRAPQPVDRQLPTEEARDLISLVREIAQREIAPHAAEEEDAGRFPRELFGLLSESGLLGLPYDSEHGGGDQPYEVYLQVLEELAMARLTVGLGVSVHTLACHALANYGTKEQQGEHLPAMLGGGLLGAYCLSEPSSGSDAASLRTKAVREGDEWVITGTKAWITHGGIADFYTVMARTGSEGSRGISAFLVPGDAEGLSAAAPEKKMGMKGSPTAQLNFDGVRVGDARRLGEEGQGFAIALSALDSGRLGIAACAIGVAQAALDEAVAYATGRQQFGRPISDFQGLRFMLADMATQIEAGRALYLSAARLRDAGRPFSKQAAMAKLLCTDAAMKVTTDAVQILGGYGYTADFPAERYMREAKVLQIVEGTNQIQRMVIARHLAGPESR
- a CDS encoding SCO1431 family membrane protein, with product MTATSATANRVQTGTGGPRDDGPKIVEHLMGWTLVVVVAMLVTQLGLL
- a CDS encoding polyprenol monophosphomannose synthase, with protein sequence MNDGDGTIAAEGQERRFGPLGTALVIIPTYNEAENIKAIVGRVRKAVPKAHVLVADDNSPDGTGKLADELAAEDDRVQVLHRKGKEGLGAAYLAGFRWGMEHGYGVLIEMDADGSHQPEELPRLLTALKGADLVLGSRWVPGGRVVNWPKSREYISRGGSLYSRVLLDVPVRDVTGGYRAFRSETLEGLGLDEVASQGYCFQVDLARRAIKAGYHVVEVPITFVERELGDSKMSRDILVEALWRVTAWGVGERIGKVLGRDDKKA
- a CDS encoding Lrp/AsnC family transcriptional regulator, which gives rise to MEELDRQIVQLLVADGRMSYTDLGKATGLSTSAVHQRVRRLEQRGVIRGYAAVVDPEAVGLPLTAFISVKPFDPSAPDDIAERLAGVPEIEACHSVAGDENYILKVRVATPHELEELLARLRSLAGVSTRTTVVLSTPYEARPPRI
- a CDS encoding amidohydrolase — protein: MSDRTAPSKTVLLRGGEVHSPADPFATAMVVEHGQIAWVGSEGAADAFAADVDEVEDLQGALVTPAFTDAHVHTTATGLALTGLDLSGAPTLEAALVLVREFATARPADRVLLGHGWDAARWPGGRPPTRAELDEATGGRPLYLSRIDVHSAVVSSALLDLVPGAGSFEDGPLTRDAHHAVRATALGALTPAQRTEAQRAALAHAGSLGIGSVHECAGPEISSEDDFTGLLRLAAEEPGPRVVGYWAERDVDKARALGAVGAAGDLFVDGALGSHTACLHEQYADAAHTGTAYLDAAAVAAHVVACTETGLQAGFHAIGDAAVASVVEGVRAAAEKVGLARLRAARHRVEHVEMLTPESVAAFAELGLTASVQPAFDALWGGAEGMYAERLGPERARTLNPFAALLRAGVPLAFGSDSPVTPLDPWGTVRAAAFHRTPEHRVSVRAAFTAHTRGGWRAVGRDDAGVLVPGAPADYAVWRTGELVVQAPDDRVARWSTDPRSGTPGLPDLSPGTDLPVCLRTVVAGRTVFVRPGE
- a CDS encoding glycoside hydrolase family 18 protein, which translates into the protein MLRPHTSRLPVRTLVAATCCATLGAGLLVGAGTATATPAKPAAGTQAPGASGSKVVGYFIDWGIYGRQYYVKNIETSGSAKKLTHINYAFGNVVDGKCAIGDPWADTDKPFTAEESVDGVADGADQSLSGNFNQLRKLKKLHPNLKIVWSFGGWTWSGGFGEAAKDPAAFANSCYDLVENSRWKDVFDGIDIDWEYPNACGLTCDTSGSEAFEDVMAALRKRFGKKELVTAAITADAKSGGKIDAADYAGAAKYVDWYNPMTYDYFGSWDATTAPHSPLYPYPGIADKAFNTAATIKKLKGLGIPPSKLLLGIGFYGRGWTGVTRSAPGGTATGPAAGTYEAGYEDYKVLKATCPANGTVGGTAYAKCGDDWWSYDTPRTIKGKMAYKNAQGLGGTFFWELSGDTADGELIKAIK
- a CDS encoding TetR/AcrR family transcriptional regulator, which codes for MNSSQQLGVEPPRARGTDRSVARRAELLSIGRKLFADTSYDTLSMDDIARQAHVAKGLIYYYFKSKRGYYLAIVEDSVADLITFAASGLELPPVDRVHRTIEGYLRYAEENQAAYRTIVSGGVGFDAQVHAIRDGVREAMVATIAEGAYGRSDIEPVARMGLFGWVCAVEGATLDWIARPELPRDTMRDLLVRMLGGSLRAIEELAPAYRTPEPARRDA
- a CDS encoding MFS transporter, whose amino-acid sequence is MGTDTVRTDPADEAAGRRREQRGWYFYDWACSVYSTSVLTVFLGPYLTEVAKSAADADGYVHPLGISVRAGSFFAYSVSLSVIVAVVIMPLVGAAADRTGRKKPLLGAAAYVGAGATAGMFFLDGERYLLGGILLIIANAAQSVAMMLYNSYLPQIAPPEERDAVSSRGWAFGYAAGSLVLVGNLILFTAHDSFGVSEGMAVRICLASAGLWWGAFTLIPLSRLRDRRSPAGGSEGPTEATAPGLRQLAATVRDMRRHPLTLAFLLAYLVYNDGIQTVISQASVYGSEELDLEQSTLIVAVLLVQILAVGGALGMGRLSRRYGAKRTILGSLVAWTLILGAGYFLPAGAPVWFFVLASGIGLVLGGSQALSRSLFSHLVPPGKEAEYFSAYEMSDRGMSWLGPLLFGVTYQLTGSYRDAIISLVVFFVLGFALLARVPVRRAISDAGNPVPDRI
- the fxsA gene encoding FxsA family membrane protein, yielding MTTGVPSSTYPARPRRSRLRTFVPLGVAAWLVLEIWLLTVVAGAAGGFTVFLLLVAGFVAGSAVVKRAGRRAFRALAETLQQQQGGAGAPGAGAGRSEGNGFLMLGGLLLMLPGLVSDVVGLVLLIPPVQKALGRYAERTFERKLREAAGAGDFADAFQQARMHQPDGKVVQGEVIRDDAPPPGPYPPLNR